One genomic segment of Pseudomonas fortuita includes these proteins:
- a CDS encoding OmpA family protein, which produces MKLKNTLGLAIGSLVAATSIGAMAQGTGAVEVEGFYKKEFFDSQRDFKNDGNLFGGSIGYFLTDDVELRLGYDEVHNARGEDGKNIKGSNTALDAVYHFNNPYDAIRPYVSAGFSHQSLGQTGRGGRDHSTFANVGAGAKWYITDMFYARAGVEAQYNIDQGDTEWAPSVGVGLNFGGSPKQAEVAPAPVAEVCSDSDNDGVCDNVDKCPDTPANVTVDADGCPAVAEVVRVELDVKFDFDKSVVKPNSYGDIKNLADFMKQYPQTTTVVEGHTDSVGPDAYNQKLSERRANAVKQVLTQQYGVESNRVDSVGYGETRPVADNATEEGRAINRRVEAQVEAQSK; this is translated from the coding sequence ATGAAATTGAAAAACACCTTGGGCTTGGCCATTGGTTCGCTCGTAGCCGCTACCTCGATTGGCGCTATGGCACAAGGCACAGGCGCTGTGGAAGTCGAAGGCTTCTACAAGAAAGAGTTCTTCGACAGCCAGCGTGACTTCAAGAACGACGGCAACCTGTTCGGCGGCTCGATCGGTTACTTCCTGACCGACGACGTTGAACTGCGCCTGGGTTACGACGAAGTTCACAACGCTCGTGGCGAAGACGGCAAGAACATCAAGGGCTCGAACACCGCCCTGGACGCCGTTTACCACTTCAACAACCCGTATGACGCAATCCGTCCGTACGTTTCCGCTGGTTTCTCGCACCAGTCGCTGGGCCAGACCGGCCGTGGCGGTCGTGACCACTCCACCTTCGCCAACGTTGGCGCTGGTGCCAAGTGGTACATCACCGACATGTTCTATGCCCGTGCCGGCGTAGAAGCTCAGTACAACATCGACCAGGGCGACACCGAGTGGGCCCCAAGCGTTGGTGTTGGCCTGAACTTCGGCGGTAGCCCGAAGCAAGCCGAAGTCGCTCCAGCTCCAGTAGCTGAAGTGTGCTCCGACTCCGACAACGACGGCGTTTGCGACAACGTCGACAAGTGCCCAGACACCCCGGCCAACGTTACCGTTGACGCCGACGGCTGCCCGGCTGTTGCCGAAGTCGTTCGTGTTGAGCTGGACGTCAAGTTCGACTTCGACAAGTCGGTCGTCAAGCCAAACAGCTACGGCGACATCAAGAACCTGGCTGACTTCATGAAGCAGTACCCACAAACCACCACCGTGGTTGAAGGTCACACTGACTCCGTGGGTCCAGACGCTTACAACCAGAAGCTGTCCGAGCGTCGTGCCAACGCTGTCAAGCAAGTCCTGACCCAGCAGTACGGCGTAGAATCCAACCGTGTTGACTCGGTTGGCTACGGCGAAACCCGTCCGGTTGCTGACAACGCCACCGAAGAAGGCCGTGCTATCAACCGTCGCGTTGAAGCTCAGGTAGAAGCTCAGTCCAAGTAA
- a CDS encoding bifunctional protein-serine/threonine kinase/phosphatase → MSLQLSFAQASATGPREENQDALRLVTPAPELAASKGYLFALADGVSQCADGGLAARASLQALALDYYATPATWSVAQALDRLLLAQNRWLRAQGSGQPLLTTLSALVLRGRRFTLAHVGDCRVYRWHAGHLQCLSEDHVWDQPGMQHVLKRALGLDQHLLVDYLEGELQAGECFLLVSDGVWASLGDQHIQAVLREQPDLQLAVDTLVTSAHLNGSQDNASALLVQVEQLGTANLGDTLAQLQQGSVPGPLREGQVIDGWLTEQLLSHSRQSLVYRVRDGQGQAWLLKTLPAAREQEPKAAQGLLLEEWFLRRVAGRHFPELHAASQRQHLYYVMREYPGQTLATLLAEHGPLPLPQWLEMARQLLQAVGVLHRRNLLHRDIKPDNLHLGSDGQLRLLDFGLAYCPGLSEDPLHDVPGTPSYLAPEAFDGQPPSPRQDLYAVGVTLYRLLTGHYPYGEVEAFQRPRFGQPVNAARYRPDLPEWLQHNLQQAVAADPAQRFETAEHWLLLLERGDRQELPTRPRPLLEREPLKVWRTLALLSLLFNLILLFSLQKG, encoded by the coding sequence ATGAGCCTGCAACTGAGTTTCGCCCAGGCCAGCGCCACCGGGCCGCGCGAGGAAAACCAGGACGCCCTGCGCCTGGTTACCCCGGCGCCAGAGCTGGCCGCCAGCAAGGGCTACCTGTTCGCCCTTGCCGACGGCGTCAGCCAATGCGCCGATGGTGGCCTGGCAGCACGCGCCAGCTTGCAAGCGCTGGCCCTGGACTACTACGCCACCCCCGCCACCTGGAGCGTGGCCCAGGCCCTCGACCGCCTGCTGCTGGCACAGAACCGCTGGCTGCGTGCCCAAGGCAGCGGTCAGCCATTGTTGACCACCCTCAGCGCACTGGTGCTGCGGGGCCGGCGCTTCACCCTGGCCCATGTTGGCGACTGCCGTGTGTACCGCTGGCACGCCGGGCACCTGCAGTGCCTGAGCGAAGACCACGTGTGGGACCAGCCGGGCATGCAGCATGTGCTGAAACGCGCGCTGGGCCTGGATCAACACCTGCTGGTGGATTATCTGGAGGGCGAGCTGCAGGCGGGTGAATGCTTCTTGCTGGTCAGCGACGGCGTCTGGGCCAGCCTGGGCGACCAGCATATACAGGCGGTGTTGCGTGAGCAGCCCGACCTGCAACTGGCCGTCGACACGCTGGTTACCAGTGCGCACCTCAATGGCAGCCAGGACAACGCCAGTGCCTTGCTGGTGCAGGTCGAGCAACTGGGCACGGCCAACCTCGGCGACACCCTGGCACAGCTGCAGCAGGGGTCGGTACCCGGCCCGCTGCGCGAAGGCCAGGTGATCGATGGCTGGCTCACCGAACAGCTGCTGTCACACAGCCGCCAGTCCCTGGTCTACCGGGTGCGCGACGGCCAAGGTCAAGCGTGGCTGCTAAAAACCCTGCCTGCCGCACGCGAGCAGGAGCCAAAAGCGGCGCAAGGACTATTACTGGAGGAGTGGTTCCTGCGCAGGGTCGCTGGCCGACATTTCCCCGAACTGCATGCCGCCAGCCAGCGCCAGCACCTGTACTACGTGATGCGCGAATACCCCGGCCAGACCCTTGCAACGCTGCTGGCCGAACACGGCCCGCTGCCCTTGCCACAGTGGCTGGAAATGGCCCGGCAACTGCTGCAGGCGGTCGGCGTGCTGCACCGGCGCAACCTGCTGCACCGCGATATCAAGCCAGACAACCTGCACTTGGGCAGCGATGGCCAGCTGCGCCTGCTGGACTTCGGCCTGGCCTACTGCCCAGGCCTGTCCGAAGACCCGCTGCACGACGTGCCCGGCACACCCTCGTACCTCGCCCCGGAAGCGTTTGACGGCCAACCGCCCAGCCCGCGCCAAGACCTGTATGCCGTGGGCGTGACGCTGTACCGCCTGCTGACCGGTCACTACCCGTATGGCGAGGTGGAAGCCTTCCAGCGCCCGCGCTTCGGCCAGCCAGTCAACGCCGCGCGCTACCGCCCCGACCTGCCGGAATGGCTGCAGCACAACCTGCAACAGGCGGTGGCCGCCGACCCGGCGCAACGCTTCGAAACGGCCGAACACTGGTTGCTGCTGCTTGAACGCGGCGACCGCCAGGAGCTGCCCACCCGGCCACGGCCACTGCTGGAGCGTGAGCCGCTGAAGGTATGGCGCACCCTGGCCTTGCTGTCCCTGCTGTTCAACCTGATTTTGCTGTTCAGCCTGCAAAAAGGCTGA
- a CDS encoding nitrate/nitrite transporter: MSTSFWKSGHVPTLFAAFLYFDLSFMVWYLLGPLAVQIAGDLQLSAQQRGLMVAMPILAGAVLRFAMGVLVDRLSPKTAGVIGQVVVIVALAVAWHFGVHSYEQVLLLGMFLGFAGASFAVSLPLASQWYPPQHQGKAMGIAGAGNSGTVFAALLAPALAAGFGWNNVFGFALIPLTLALVVFALLARNAPQRPKPKAMADYLKALGDRDSWWFMFFYSVTFGGFIGLASALPGYFSDQYGLSPVTAGYYTAACVFAGSLMRPLGGALADRFGGIRTLLGMYSVAAICIAAVGFNLPSAAALALFISAMLGLGAGNGAVFQLVPQRFRHEIGVMTGLIGMAGGIGGFLLAAGLGTIKQHTGDYQVGLWLFASLGLLAWFGLHGVKQRWRTTWGSAAVTAARV; this comes from the coding sequence ATGAGTACCAGCTTCTGGAAATCCGGGCATGTGCCCACGCTGTTCGCTGCGTTTCTGTACTTCGACCTGAGCTTCATGGTCTGGTACCTGCTGGGCCCGCTGGCGGTGCAGATTGCCGGTGACCTGCAACTGAGCGCACAACAACGGGGCCTGATGGTGGCCATGCCGATCCTGGCCGGGGCAGTACTGCGCTTTGCCATGGGCGTACTGGTCGACCGCCTGTCGCCCAAGACCGCCGGCGTGATCGGCCAGGTGGTGGTGATCGTCGCGCTGGCGGTGGCCTGGCACTTCGGCGTACACAGCTATGAACAGGTGCTGCTGCTGGGCATGTTCCTCGGCTTTGCCGGCGCTTCGTTCGCCGTATCGCTGCCGCTGGCGTCGCAGTGGTACCCGCCGCAGCATCAGGGCAAGGCCATGGGCATTGCCGGCGCCGGCAACTCCGGCACAGTGTTCGCCGCCCTGCTGGCGCCGGCGCTGGCCGCGGGTTTTGGCTGGAACAATGTGTTTGGCTTTGCGCTGATTCCTTTGACACTGGCGCTGGTGGTGTTCGCCCTGCTGGCGCGCAACGCCCCGCAGCGCCCAAAACCAAAGGCCATGGCTGACTACCTCAAGGCCCTCGGCGACCGTGACAGCTGGTGGTTCATGTTCTTCTACAGTGTCACCTTCGGCGGCTTCATCGGCCTGGCCAGTGCCCTGCCTGGCTACTTCAGCGACCAGTACGGTTTGAGCCCGGTCACCGCTGGCTACTACACCGCGGCCTGCGTGTTCGCCGGCAGCCTGATGCGCCCTCTCGGCGGTGCCCTGGCCGACCGCTTCGGCGGTATCCGCACCTTGCTGGGCATGTACAGCGTTGCAGCCATCTGCATAGCCGCAGTCGGTTTCAACCTGCCGTCTGCCGCCGCCCTGGCGCTGTTCATCAGCGCCATGCTCGGCCTGGGCGCGGGCAACGGCGCGGTATTCCAGCTGGTACCGCAGCGCTTCCGTCACGAAATCGGCGTAATGACCGGGCTGATCGGCATGGCCGGGGGCATCGGTGGCTTCCTGCTGGCCGCCGGGCTTGGCACCATCAAACAGCACACCGGCGATTACCAGGTGGGGCTGTGGCTGTTCGCCAGCCTCGGCCTGCTGGCCTGGTTCGGCCTGCACGGCGTGAAACAGCGCTGGCGCACCACCTGGGGCTCGGCTGCAGTCACTGCGGCGCGGGTCTGA
- a CDS encoding ANTAR domain-containing response regulator: MLRILLIDDTQHKLGRLKAALIEAGFEVTEAPGLTIDLPACIETVRPDVVLIDTDSPDRDVMEQVVLVSRDQPRPIVLFTDEHDPGVMRQAIQAGVSAYIVEGIHAARLQPILDVAMARFESDQALKAQLVARDQQLAERKRIEQAKGLLMKMKDCNEEQAYTLMRRQAMSRQQKLIQVAEQIIAMHEMLG, encoded by the coding sequence ATGTTGCGCATCCTGCTGATTGACGACACCCAGCACAAACTTGGCCGCCTCAAGGCGGCGCTGATCGAGGCGGGCTTCGAGGTCACCGAAGCCCCAGGCTTGACCATCGACCTGCCCGCCTGCATCGAAACGGTGCGCCCGGATGTGGTGCTGATCGACACCGACTCACCTGACCGTGATGTGATGGAACAGGTGGTGCTGGTCAGCCGTGACCAGCCGCGCCCCATCGTGCTGTTCACTGACGAGCATGACCCCGGGGTGATGCGCCAGGCGATTCAGGCGGGCGTCAGTGCCTATATCGTCGAAGGCATCCATGCCGCCCGGTTGCAGCCCATTCTGGATGTGGCCATGGCCCGCTTCGAAAGCGATCAGGCACTGAAGGCGCAGTTGGTGGCACGCGACCAGCAACTGGCCGAACGCAAACGCATCGAGCAGGCCAAGGGTTTGCTGATGAAAATGAAAGACTGCAACGAAGAACAGGCCTACACCCTGATGCGCCGCCAGGCCATGAGCCGGCAGCAGAAGCTGATTCAGGTGGCAGAGCAGATCATTGCCATGCATGAAATGCTCGGCTAG
- a CDS encoding CmpA/NrtA family ABC transporter substrate-binding protein produces MNTVPRATPLAWVNGSDAPEKPSLNIGYMALTDCASVVVAATQGFAQQHGLTLNVHRQGSWAGLRDKLVSGELDAAHCLYGLAYAVHLGIGGVPASDMAVLMGLNQNAQAINLSPALQRKGVTNPEALARLVHQQGARLTFAQTFPTGTHAMWLYYWLASQGIHPLRDVDSVVVPPAQMAAHIQAGRIDGFCVGEPWAADAVAKGQGFTLATSQSIWPDHPEKVLACARAFAEQYPNSARALIKAILAASRFIEQSPENRRSTAQLLSGSAYLDTPLASIEPRLLGHYQDGLGNHWQDRHALRLFDHGRANLPYLSDGMWFMTQFRRWGLLREDPDYLGVARQVQQLALYSEAAQSLGVACPSLPMRSSLLIDGTCWDGSDPYGYARSFSLHALGDLPEARVGV; encoded by the coding sequence GTGAACACTGTACCCCGAGCAACGCCCCTGGCCTGGGTCAACGGCAGCGATGCGCCCGAGAAGCCCAGCCTGAACATCGGCTACATGGCCCTGACCGACTGCGCCTCGGTGGTGGTCGCGGCCACCCAGGGCTTCGCCCAACAACACGGACTTACCCTCAACGTCCACCGCCAGGGCTCCTGGGCGGGGCTTCGCGACAAGCTGGTCAGCGGCGAGCTGGACGCGGCGCACTGCCTGTATGGCCTGGCCTACGCCGTGCATCTGGGGATTGGCGGGGTACCCGCCAGTGATATGGCCGTGCTCATGGGACTGAACCAGAACGCCCAGGCCATCAACCTGTCCCCGGCGCTGCAGCGCAAAGGCGTGACCAACCCTGAAGCACTGGCGCGGCTGGTGCACCAGCAAGGCGCACGGCTGACCTTCGCCCAGACCTTCCCCACCGGCACCCATGCCATGTGGCTGTATTACTGGCTGGCCAGCCAGGGCATCCACCCACTGCGCGACGTCGACAGCGTGGTGGTGCCACCGGCACAGATGGCCGCACACATCCAGGCCGGTCGCATCGACGGCTTCTGCGTGGGCGAGCCCTGGGCCGCTGATGCGGTCGCCAAGGGCCAAGGCTTCACCCTGGCCACCAGCCAGTCGATCTGGCCGGACCACCCGGAAAAGGTCCTGGCCTGCGCCCGCGCCTTCGCCGAACAGTACCCCAACAGCGCCCGCGCCCTGATCAAGGCAATCCTCGCCGCCAGCCGGTTCATCGAGCAAAGCCCGGAAAACCGCCGCAGCACCGCGCAACTGCTCAGCGGCAGCGCTTATCTGGATACGCCGCTGGCGAGTATCGAGCCACGCCTGCTCGGCCACTACCAGGATGGCCTGGGCAACCACTGGCAAGACCGGCATGCCCTGCGCCTGTTCGACCACGGCCGGGCCAACCTGCCATACCTGTCCGACGGCATGTGGTTCATGACCCAGTTCCGCCGCTGGGGCCTGCTGCGCGAAGACCCCGACTACCTCGGCGTGGCCCGCCAGGTACAGCAACTGGCACTGTACAGCGAGGCGGCGCAAAGCCTGGGCGTAGCGTGCCCTTCGCTGCCGATGCGCAGCAGCCTGCTGATCGACGGCACCTGCTGGGACGGCAGCGACCCCTACGGCTACGCCCGCAGTTTCAGCCTGCATGCATTGGGCGACCTGCCCGAAGCCCGCGTCGGCGTGTGA
- a CDS encoding quinone-dependent dihydroorotate dehydrogenase, with translation MYTLARQLLFKLSPETSHDLSLDLIGAGGRLGLNGMLCKQPAALPVTVMGLNFANPVGLAAGLDKNGAAIDGFAQLGFGFVEIGTVTPRPQPGNPKPRLFRLPEATAIINRMGFNNLGVDNLLDRVRASRYKGVLGINIGKNFDTPVERAVDDYLICLDKVYTAASYITVNVSSPNTPGLRSLQFGDSLKQLLDALAVRREQLAATHGKRVPLAIKIAPDMSDEETALVAAALMESGMDAVIATNTTLGREGVEGLPYGGEAGGLSGAPVLEKSTHIVKVLAGELGGKLPIIAAGGITEGRHAAEKIAAGASLVQIYSGFIYKGPALVREAVDAIAAMPRV, from the coding sequence ATGTATACCCTGGCCCGCCAGCTGCTGTTCAAGCTTTCTCCGGAAACCTCCCACGACCTGTCCCTGGACCTGATCGGTGCCGGTGGCCGCCTTGGCCTTAACGGCATGCTGTGCAAGCAGCCGGCAGCATTGCCGGTCACGGTCATGGGCTTGAACTTCGCCAACCCGGTGGGCCTGGCTGCCGGCCTGGACAAAAACGGCGCAGCCATCGACGGTTTCGCCCAGCTGGGTTTCGGTTTTGTCGAAATCGGCACCGTCACCCCGCGGCCGCAGCCGGGTAACCCCAAGCCGCGGCTGTTCCGATTGCCGGAAGCCACGGCCATCATCAACCGCATGGGCTTCAACAACCTGGGTGTTGATAACCTGCTCGACCGGGTACGTGCGTCGCGTTACAAGGGCGTGCTGGGCATCAACATCGGCAAGAACTTCGACACCCCGGTGGAGCGTGCCGTCGATGATTACCTGATCTGCCTGGACAAGGTGTACACCGCCGCCAGCTATATCACCGTCAACGTCAGCTCGCCGAACACCCCCGGCCTGCGCAGCCTGCAGTTCGGCGATTCGCTCAAGCAGTTGCTCGATGCCCTGGCCGTGCGCCGTGAGCAGCTGGCCGCTACCCATGGCAAGCGCGTGCCGCTGGCCATCAAGATTGCCCCGGACATGAGTGACGAAGAAACCGCGCTGGTAGCCGCCGCCCTGATGGAATCGGGCATGGATGCGGTGATCGCCACCAACACCACGCTGGGTCGTGAAGGTGTCGAAGGGCTGCCGTATGGTGGCGAGGCGGGCGGCCTGTCGGGCGCGCCAGTGCTGGAGAAGAGCACCCACATCGTCAAGGTGCTGGCAGGTGAACTGGGCGGCAAACTGCCGATCATTGCTGCCGGTGGCATTACCGAAGGCCGTCACGCTGCCGAGAAAATCGCCGCCGGGGCGAGCCTGGTGCAGATCTATTCGGGCTTCATCTACAAGGGGCCGGCACTTGTCCGCGAGGCGGTGGACGCTATCGCGGCAATGCCACGGGTTTGA
- the rmf gene encoding ribosome modulation factor, with protein sequence MRRLKRDPLERAYSRGYQYGVTGKSRELCPFNLPSVRQAWINGWREGRGDNWDGMTGTAGIHRLNENHAVG encoded by the coding sequence ATGAGAAGACTTAAGCGTGATCCGTTGGAAAGAGCATATTCACGTGGCTACCAATATGGGGTCACCGGCAAATCCCGCGAACTTTGCCCCTTCAATCTTCCTTCTGTTCGCCAAGCCTGGATCAACGGCTGGCGCGAAGGTCGCGGTGATAACTGGGACGGAATGACTGGCACCGCTGGTATCCATAGACTCAACGAAAATCACGCCGTTGGCTGA